CGCTGTCGCTGACCCTGTTCAAGGGCCTGCGGGCGCGGGTGAACGCCGACATCGCGGCCGTCGACGCCAAGCGCAGGCAGGACAAGGCCCAGCTGCGGGCGCGGCTGCGCGGCGAAGGCGACGGCGCGCCGTGACCGGGGCGCGGCGGTGAAGTTCTGCGACCGCAGCGTCGCGCGCGACTGGGTGGACAACGCGGTGCGCCTGATCGACGCCGACGCCCAGCGCAGCGCCGACACCCATCTGCTCCGCTACCCGCTGCCCGCGGCGTGGAACATCCAGCTGTACCTGAAGGACGAGTCCACCCACATCACCGGCAGCCTGAAGCACCGGCTGGCCCGCTCGCTGTTCCTGTACGCGATCTGCAACGGCTGGGTCACCGAGGGCACCACGATCGTGGAGGCGTCCTCGGGGTCGACGGCGGTGAGCGAGGCGTATTTCGCCAAGCTGCTCGGACTCGATTTCGTCGCGGTGATGCCGGCGAATACCTCGCCGCAGAAGATCGCGCTGATCGAGGCCCAGGGCGGCCGCTGTCACTTCGTGCGACGCCCGCCGGAGATGTACACCGAGGCCGCGCGGCTGGCGGCCGAGTGCGGCGGGCACTACATGGACCAGTTCACCCACGCCGAACGGGCCACCGACTGGCGCGGCAACAACAACATCGCCGAGAGCATCTACCACCAGCTGCGGTTGGAGACCCATCCGGTGCCGGAATGGATCGTGGTGGGCGCGGGCACCGGCGGAACCAGCGCCACCATCGGCCGCTACATCCGTTATCGCAGGCACGCCACCAAGCTGGCGGTGGTCGACCCGGAGAACTCCGCCTTCTACGGCGGCTACGAGACCGGTGACGCGGGCTATCAGACCGGGATGCCGTCGCGCATCGAGGGCATCGGCCGTCCGCGGGTGGAGCCGTCGTTCGTGGGGCAGGTGGTCGACCGGATGATCGAGGTGCCCGACGCGGCCTCGATCGCGGCCATGCGCCATGCCGGCCGGGTACTGGGGCGGCGGGTCGGCGGCTCCACCGGCACCAACCTGTGGGGGGTGTTCGGCCTGATCGCCGAAATGCTGGCCGAGGGCCGCTCCGGCAGTGTGGTGACGCTGCTGTGCGACGGCGGTGACCGCTACGCCGGCACGTACTACGACGA
This sequence is a window from Nocardia farcinica. Protein-coding genes within it:
- the cds1 gene encoding L-cysteine desulfhydrase Cds1 produces the protein MKFCDRSVARDWVDNAVRLIDADAQRSADTHLLRYPLPAAWNIQLYLKDESTHITGSLKHRLARSLFLYAICNGWVTEGTTIVEASSGSTAVSEAYFAKLLGLDFVAVMPANTSPQKIALIEAQGGRCHFVRRPPEMYTEAARLAAECGGHYMDQFTHAERATDWRGNNNIAESIYHQLRLETHPVPEWIVVGAGTGGTSATIGRYIRYRRHATKLAVVDPENSAFYGGYETGDAGYQTGMPSRIEGIGRPRVEPSFVGQVVDRMIEVPDAASIAAMRHAGRVLGRRVGGSTGTNLWGVFGLIAEMLAEGRSGSVVTLLCDGGDRYAGTYYDDAWVAAQGLSLAEPTAVLEEFHATGLWKG